One Littorina saxatilis isolate snail1 linkage group LG1, US_GU_Lsax_2.0, whole genome shotgun sequence genomic window carries:
- the LOC138981277 gene encoding transcriptional regulator QRICH1-like yields MQYSAEALTEEEINTLYERNQLGQTTAESLLNTMWWNNCIHFGLRAVTDHHQMKWGDVTLEKDSSGKEYLSYNERSTKTRTGEHVTNIRAVRPTVWATPQDPTRCPVATYRLYAEYRPKDYSGEDDPFYIATTTVPNPKPGTTWLKNQRVGVNKLATLMKNMAIKAGLTQNKRITNHSARKTMVQTLVNKQFAPT; encoded by the exons ATGCAATACAGTGCTGAAGCTCTCACGGAAGAGGAAATAAACACTCTCTACGAAAGAAACCAACTGGGCCAAACTACTGCAGAATCTCTCCTGAACACCATGTGGTGGAATAACTGCATACACTTTGGTCTAAGGGCAGTTACCGACCACCATCAGATGAAATGGGGAGATGTCACTCTTGAAAAAGATTCATCTGGCAAGGAGTACCTGAG TTACAACGAAAGATCCACAAAGACCAGGACAGGGGAACATGTCACAAACATCAGAGCTGTACGACCAACAGTGTGGGCAACACCCCAAGATCCGACAAGATGCCCAGTGGCAACTTACAGGCTGTATGCTGAATATCGCCcaaaagactactcaggagaaGACGACCCCTTCTACATCGCGACCACAACTGTCCCCAACCCCAAACCAGGCACAACATGGTTAAAAAACCAGAGAGTTGGCGTCAACAAGTTGGCGACTTTAATGAAAAATATGGCAATCAAAGCAGGTCTGacccaaaacaaaagaataacCAACCACAGCGCAAGGAAAACCATGGTGCAAACATTGGTCAACAAGCAATTTGCCCCCACATAA